A DNA window from Malus domestica chromosome 12, GDT2T_hap1 contains the following coding sequences:
- the LOC103413702 gene encoding fasciclin-like arabinogalactan protein 11, which translates to MAPQSFFILLVLFLHSFSSTISAQSPAAAPTPSATNVTAVLEKAGQFTTLIKLLKSTKMADQINTQLSTSNQGMTLFAPTDNAFSSLKAGTLNSISEQQKLQLVQFHVLPSFYSAAQFQTVSNPLHTQAGNTDDGQFPLNVTTSGNQVNITTGVVNAAVANTIFTDSQLAVYQVDQVLLPLSIFGTPAPAPAPSKPETKIKGADSPSGSSDSGSTAEASSAMGVEQHGIAAAASVGVVAILAAFFL; encoded by the coding sequence atGGCACCCCAATCTTTCTTCATTTTGCTAGTCTTGTTTCTCCATTCGTTCTCATCCACTATTTCAGCTCAGTCTCCGGCAGCAGCCCCCACGCCATCAGCCACCAACGTGACTGCCGTCCTCGAGAAGGCAGGCCAATTCACCACCTTGatcaagctcctcaaatccacCAAGATGGCTGACCAAATCAACACCCAGCTCAGCACCTCAAACCAAGGCATGACCCTCTTTGCACCAACTGACAACGCCTTCTCCAGCCTCAAGGCCGGCACGCTAAACTCCATCTCCGAGCAGCAAAAGCTGCAGCTTGTGCAGTTCCATGTGCTACCATCTTTCTATTCTGCTGCGCAATTCCAAACCGTGTCCAACCCTCTGCATACGCAGGCCGGGAACACCGATGATGGGCAGTTCCCGTTAAATGTGACCACATCTGGGAACCAAGTGAACATAACAACAGGGGTGGTGAATGCAGCCGTGGCTAATACCATTTTTACTGATAGTCAGTTGGCGGTGTATCAGGTCGACCAGGTGCTCCTTCCTTTGAGCATTTTTGGCACTCCAGCACCCGCTCCTGCTCCATCGAAGCCcgaaacaaaaattaaaggtGCTGATTCGCCTTCGGGATCCTCGGATAGCGGCAGCACTGCTGAAGCATCATCTGCAATGGGGGTAGAACAACATGGGATCGCAGCAGCTGCATCAGTGGGGGTGGTAGCAATTCTTGCAGCATTCTTTTTGTGA